A region of Thermococcus argininiproducens DNA encodes the following proteins:
- the amrS gene encoding AmmeMemoRadiSam system radical SAM enzyme, which produces MREAMYWEPLEGNRVRCHLCPLNCIVSEGQRGSCRIRKNINGKLYTLNYGKVSSMAADPIEKKPLYHFHPGSCAFSIGTVGCNMHCIHCQNWEISQADERFPYLENATSEAIVRLAKHYNCESVAYTYNEPTIWYEFVLDTAKLAKNEGLNNILVTNGYINEDPFRELAPYINAMNIDIKAFSDEFYRKVAKVPSIEPSKRTAIIAKREFGIHVELTYLIIPTLNDKEEEIRSFVRWVIKELGDDTPVHFSRFFPHYELLSLPPTPVRTIEKAYRVAREEGLKFVYTGNVPGHEGEHTYCPKCGKPLIVRWGFTIEEYHIKDGKCEYCGEPIPIIGGHKKRHYRGMWW; this is translated from the coding sequence ATGAGAGAAGCGATGTATTGGGAACCCCTTGAGGGGAATAGGGTGAGATGTCATTTGTGTCCTTTGAATTGTATTGTTAGTGAAGGGCAAAGGGGATCATGTAGGATTAGAAAAAATATTAATGGGAAACTCTATACACTCAATTATGGGAAAGTTTCTTCCATGGCTGCGGATCCAATAGAGAAAAAACCTCTTTATCATTTTCATCCCGGTTCGTGCGCTTTCTCGATAGGTACAGTTGGGTGCAATATGCATTGTATCCATTGTCAAAACTGGGAGATAAGTCAAGCTGATGAGAGATTTCCGTATTTGGAAAATGCTACTTCTGAAGCTATAGTTCGATTAGCTAAACACTATAACTGTGAAAGCGTAGCTTATACTTATAATGAGCCGACGATATGGTATGAGTTTGTTCTTGATACAGCAAAGTTGGCTAAGAACGAAGGATTGAACAATATTCTAGTGACAAATGGCTACATTAATGAGGATCCTTTTAGAGAATTAGCTCCATATATAAATGCAATGAACATAGATATCAAGGCATTTAGTGATGAATTTTATAGAAAAGTGGCAAAGGTTCCAAGTATTGAGCCAAGCAAGAGAACAGCAATTATAGCAAAGAGAGAATTTGGAATTCATGTAGAACTTACTTACCTCATTATTCCAACACTTAACGATAAAGAGGAAGAAATTAGAAGTTTTGTGAGATGGGTAATCAAAGAACTTGGGGATGACACGCCCGTCCACTTCTCTCGCTTCTTTCCTCATTATGAGCTTCTATCTTTACCCCCAACCCCAGTAAGAACAATTGAGAAGGCTTATCGTGTAGCAAGAGAGGAGGGACTAAAATTTGTATATACAGGCAATGTCCCGGGCCATGAAGGCGAGCATACATATTGTCCAAAATGTGGAAAACCTTTAATAGTTCGGTGGGGCTTTACCATAGAAGAGTATCACATAAAAGATGGGAAATGTGAATACTGTGGTGAACCAATACCAATAATTGGAGGACACAAAAAAAGACATTACAGAGGAATGTGGTGGTAA
- the rsmA gene encoding 16S rRNA (adenine(1518)-N(6)/adenine(1519)-N(6))-dimethyltransferase RsmA: MLSSRIFSLISKYNLKPNSDLGQNFLIVEDVIKREVERAEIAKNETVLEIGPGLGVLTDELSKKAKKVYTIEKDPRIVKILKNEYNWDNVEILEGDALKIDFPEFDRIVSNLPYQISSPITFKFLKYNFKRAVLIYQLEFAERMIAKPGDKNYSRLSVMVQSKADVELVEKIGKGAFYPRPKVDSAVVILEPKTKLEQIPLNEDLVKALFQHRRKKASKALKNSYHMLNLSKEEFKKVKTLFDNIPHAQKRVFQLGINEIKEIEEYLRENNLLL, translated from the coding sequence ATGCTAAGTTCTAGAATCTTTTCTTTAATTTCTAAATATAACCTGAAGCCAAATTCAGATCTTGGACAAAATTTTCTAATAGTAGAGGATGTTATTAAAAGGGAGGTTGAACGAGCTGAAATAGCTAAGAACGAAACTGTCCTTGAGATAGGACCCGGATTAGGGGTTTTGACGGATGAATTATCCAAAAAAGCAAAAAAAGTATACACTATTGAAAAAGACCCTAGGATAGTCAAAATATTGAAAAACGAATATAACTGGGACAACGTAGAAATCTTAGAAGGGGACGCCCTTAAAATAGACTTCCCAGAATTCGATAGAATAGTCTCAAACCTCCCATACCAGATATCTTCTCCCATAACTTTCAAATTTTTGAAATACAACTTCAAAAGGGCCGTGTTAATATATCAATTAGAATTTGCTGAACGAATGATAGCAAAACCCGGAGATAAAAACTATTCTCGACTCTCCGTTATGGTACAGAGTAAAGCCGATGTTGAACTTGTGGAAAAAATTGGCAAAGGGGCCTTTTATCCAAGACCAAAAGTGGACTCTGCCGTTGTGATTCTAGAGCCAAAAACAAAACTCGAGCAAATACCTCTTAATGAAGACTTGGTCAAAGCCCTCTTTCAACATCGGAGAAAAAAAGCCAGTAAAGCTTTAAAAAATTCTTACCACATGCTAAACCTCAGCAAGGAAGAGTTCAAGAAAGTTAAAACCCTCTTTGACAATATCCCTCATGCCCAAAAGAGAGTATTTCAACTAGGGATAAATGAAATAAAGGAAATAGAAGAGTACCTTAGAGAAAACAACTTGCTTCTCTAA
- a CDS encoding radical SAM protein, with protein MIITIIDGYTDEPAGLGVPPYLGIYPRYAYGAIKKANKNAQVFYLTIDDLRFTYEGEQGIKTRNKTPNVLKAKEILEKADIIIYIGGLHTPGKYLSAVPSQVEEVAKFIKHLKGTKILGGPAFMGSAHGGGTKISSKELMLAQTVFDHIVYGDLEAFLYDFFKNPKEADPLRFRTYEELKDYALLGAEVVKQFPDYPHFVIVEIETQRGCPKAAGIGGCSFCTEPVRYKTIEDRPIKDIIKEIQILYDLGVRHFRIGRQSCIFSYMAKPNDRVPIPNPKALEDLFRGIRDAAPLIKTLHVDNANPAIIANYPQEGIKIAKALIKYGTPGNVVAFGLETADPKVAKLNNLNSTPDEAYEAVKILNDVGAKRGYNGMPWLLPGINILFGLPGETKKTYELTYEFLKRILDDDLLVRRINIRQVVVFPGTPLWHMREKVKIEKHKKLIQHYKYKIRHEIDYPMLKRLVPVGTILKEVRAEVFDNGLTYGRQIGSYPLIVGIPKEIELNKLYNVVIVGHGFRSITGIPIPVNINNESSKVLSYLPGLGKKRIIRILAQRPFKSKEEFLKMLDPREREFYEKITKT; from the coding sequence ATGATAATTACCATAATTGACGGTTATACAGATGAGCCAGCTGGCCTTGGTGTACCTCCTTATCTAGGAATCTACCCCCGATATGCTTATGGAGCTATAAAAAAGGCTAATAAAAATGCCCAAGTTTTCTACCTCACTATAGATGATCTTCGGTTTACATATGAAGGAGAGCAAGGGATAAAAACACGAAACAAGACCCCCAATGTATTAAAAGCTAAGGAAATCCTAGAAAAAGCCGATATTATTATTTACATCGGTGGTCTCCATACTCCAGGCAAGTACTTGTCTGCAGTCCCATCCCAAGTAGAAGAAGTTGCAAAATTCATAAAGCACCTTAAAGGTACTAAAATACTTGGTGGCCCAGCTTTTATGGGCTCTGCTCATGGAGGAGGAACAAAAATAAGCTCAAAAGAACTTATGCTTGCCCAGACGGTTTTTGATCACATAGTCTATGGTGATCTGGAAGCTTTTCTTTACGACTTCTTTAAAAACCCTAAAGAAGCTGACCCACTTAGATTCAGAACTTATGAAGAGCTTAAAGACTACGCTCTTCTAGGAGCTGAGGTTGTGAAACAATTTCCAGACTATCCCCATTTTGTGATAGTCGAAATTGAGACCCAAAGGGGATGCCCAAAAGCTGCAGGTATTGGAGGATGTAGTTTCTGTACTGAGCCTGTGAGATACAAAACAATTGAAGACAGGCCCATTAAAGACATTATAAAGGAGATTCAAATCCTCTATGATCTGGGAGTGAGACACTTTAGGATTGGGAGACAAAGCTGTATATTTTCCTATATGGCAAAACCAAATGATAGAGTGCCCATCCCGAACCCTAAGGCACTTGAAGATTTATTTAGGGGAATTAGAGATGCAGCACCCCTGATAAAGACTCTCCATGTGGATAATGCAAATCCTGCTATAATAGCAAACTACCCCCAGGAAGGTATTAAGATAGCAAAGGCCCTCATAAAATATGGAACTCCCGGGAACGTTGTTGCCTTTGGACTTGAAACTGCTGATCCAAAAGTGGCAAAACTTAATAATCTAAATTCCACGCCAGATGAAGCTTATGAAGCCGTTAAAATCTTAAATGATGTCGGGGCAAAGAGAGGCTATAATGGAATGCCATGGCTTTTACCTGGAATAAACATCCTATTTGGATTGCCAGGAGAGACTAAAAAAACATACGAGCTTACATATGAATTTTTGAAAAGAATACTTGATGACGACCTCTTGGTAAGAAGAATTAACATCAGACAAGTAGTTGTCTTCCCCGGTACTCCCCTCTGGCATATGCGAGAAAAAGTTAAGATTGAAAAGCATAAAAAGCTAATTCAGCACTATAAATATAAAATAAGACATGAGATAGACTATCCAATGCTCAAACGCTTGGTTCCTGTGGGCACGATTTTGAAAGAAGTTAGGGCAGAAGTTTTTGATAATGGTCTAACTTATGGCAGACAGATAGGAAGTTATCCTCTTATAGTAGGAATTCCAAAGGAGATAGAACTCAATAAGCTCTATAATGTGGTAATAGTTGGTCATGGATTTAGAAGCATAACGGGAATTCCGATTCCAGTGAATATCAATAACGAAAGCTCCAAAGTGCTCAGTTATCTTCCAGGGCTCGGCAAGAAGAGAATAATTAGGATCCTCGCACAAAGACCCTTTAAAAGCAAAGAAGAATTTCTAAAAATGTTAGACCCCAGAGAAAGGGAATTCTACGAGAAGATCACAAAAACCTAA
- a CDS encoding ferritin-like domain-containing protein: MSDLGLSVKEDLKKIVQALPQLAPKELLSYWINTEAEEAEIYYKLYKLSKELELEVEISEVFYYLYEDSLKHAEKLLKVYKGLFPEEEIPKVNLPSLKIVWDVDKLSSLMRRGDLEELFDILLENKKIIVDIYEYLLTVSEEPEMKEIFQWLAGVENGHYAKLKTIRERYLKGKTQTRT, from the coding sequence ATGTCTGATTTGGGTCTTAGTGTTAAGGAGGACCTGAAGAAAATAGTCCAAGCTCTTCCTCAGCTAGCTCCCAAGGAACTTCTTTCTTATTGGATAAATACTGAAGCCGAAGAAGCAGAGATATATTATAAGTTGTATAAGCTAAGTAAGGAACTTGAATTGGAAGTAGAAATTTCAGAGGTTTTTTATTATCTTTATGAAGACAGTCTTAAACATGCAGAGAAGCTTCTTAAGGTTTACAAAGGGCTGTTTCCTGAGGAGGAAATTCCTAAAGTCAATCTTCCATCTTTGAAAATAGTGTGGGATGTTGATAAACTTAGTTCTCTTATGCGGAGAGGCGACTTAGAGGAGCTCTTTGACATTCTTCTTGAAAACAAGAAGATAATTGTAGACATCTATGAGTATCTTCTCACAGTATCTGAGGAACCAGAGATGAAAGAAATATTTCAATGGCTTGCAGGTGTCGAGAATGGACATTATGCCAAGTTAAAAACTATCAGGGAGCGGTATTTAAAGGGGAAAACTCAGACCAGGACTTAG